From one Silurus meridionalis isolate SWU-2019-XX chromosome 23, ASM1480568v1, whole genome shotgun sequence genomic stretch:
- the apobb.1 gene encoding apolipoprotein Bb, tandem duplicate 1 codes for MGDTKLFVLLLFYIAFTEALDDEAVCLLAKRYKSFQKYEYLYEAESLNTLNGVINGPKVSCKVEIEVPGTCHFIVQTKECTLSEVVGVDDDGNPIFETTAGAENFKAEMEKNPLKVIVEDDNDIKLFPEDDELINILNIKRGIISALAVPVLKEEKNKKMPTIYGLCTTDYTVNTREDIATDVTLNRDLSRCDQFKPIMDHTSPLALITGMHYPLAQLIRSKQTCSYKFDNKQRHMTSGVCNEDHLFVPFSHTEKDGLIIVAKQTLSMLEVTEYNERVFDHNEANMKTLYLDESVDMSPSQDENAILAVLRELSGLSRTTNGQQRAHLAYKLVAVIRKMNADTLSAALPKALEISPSLTYQALFQCGTPECSSALMQVLRTFKSPSEIDAAVYAMGLVPNPSRVLVKEMLKMAKFKPSKLIYYATSNAVRRLYKAKKRVTPEIQAVADYVLENIGDCTGDQEHIYLTLRVIGNMAEAVGAASPALMSAVIQCINQPVASSEVQQAAIQVFRLTPVPEESRTVLMQVLLDKVAPVKKRIAAYLILMKNPQPGELTQLTAALPSEEDLQVKSFVISHLTNILSSTAEETKEFGQKVIDALQGNEVGDVMDATKFSRNYKIGSLEGNMVFDKENKLPTEIMLEMTLNAFGYDIDMVEIGLEGKGFEPTADVLFGPNGFFPDTVMKTFYYAIDKMPSQVNDILNTMIPGLNDRKKRQVPKNIIKEISKNVNKLMKNLKTQNAPEVMLYLRLLGAELGYLKTKDLEAMAYSVTKVAENLLKVFPSDCLKNLFSSIDNDLFLHYIFMDNEFYLPTGPGLPLRVALSGTFTPGIKGGLIISPQMNEIAFMPSADVEFVTEIGAHLPDYVNSGLKMHTNIYHESGLRAKVTMARNQFKLTIPVPESPVKLLSVSNSIVSVTGDKTNTIPAMRDNVEMNKCAPLLPGVNFCGVLQYSEDPKSVPLYGFSKFALELHPTVDVSKYTATISYAHEENTEKVTFDVKAEGTTFGATSKIMFNRQEYTASAELQIPDYDIMAGINIAADPNTKDKGTHSIQIDFINKKIHQATLIGLANYKAMEDALLQVQLLVPSLEANAKVTANLKYAEELKLESYLKFLDTSSVQKLILKYDNDKVEAKIISDVSSKTENIVSNFHNIMENIGSFLDQNIGQTEKISNVLTSLIKTTNSYTEASEIPYIEYLWIPNLIDFEVPETLFLNIKAGAKYHFGKHYYTITLPMPLGGKSSKDLSLPPAVTIPNLAIPQLGLKIASIKVPLPEVLIPKTLTLSLPTLGKAEVSGKLSSNLYDLEATVSAGRDSDEHQSYSARFGVTGSGPVELLSVRTEGSALITGIMTDTLKAEMETSVHHKLIDASINIAEEIQLMEKIRVKSSSKLEATSPFSVKFSLEHTSQVAVNTEEISGESHLKGSFLTGSIDGDVTLTQSLALFPFKPEARIDSTLKINATPFQAQNKIEASFVDGELSVISTSAAFEDMLTHNAAVTLMSSGCVLTSDTKASALGMEVYNIAEANIGLKDIIIKIKTTTSHSENQIYSLIFATLSGNGLVANNFASIKLDEHSATHKANVTLNRNGLVTSGTTSVNSLLTLKNTFNSILDSSQFSLSTKTNGKLLGMAMDNTNSISAEMFSVKLTSQSRVDVAQDIWYIYDISAKAEPYTATASVTSNLKLASATELKNTCEFKLAGLTGNVKCSTNGNIIGAFMSHDTEMEIIGVGVRINNGARFNSEFARFTTTLQATASPLSINVNALANGDGELYLYGKHSAQVYTKFLLKAEPLAFAHSHECRISTTHELNNNVIFEANIDKKVDTQLSPSEQSATVTITSKINNNLSKQELKAYNNHEKIGLEMSGEVTFRGSQDFLISALVQYDKNSESHIINLPLLSAVLENLKNTFVSLAETLQDYIKRNEFVVQINTLRQHISEFLIDLKFEEKVDQLKTSLVTFVQDCQFTTKELEAAVTQLKTVTLNVLAEFSSRANEVQELILSGALSDTVVQKLNSLNEEYDIRSMLLAVIEAIENVIKQTDITKLADSSIPVFYDVEKLKEIKLHLQEYVADLKNVVTNFDKARFVEQIQNIITTTEMYTNHLLAKLPKEEIGKIANTLKQLITELDITGSCKALYSSFKDISTKYELDKKIKEFLDKLHELMKQLNVEEIIEVLGTAMKVIPEILTDILGEVLRELKSTDIKTIIEEFNESIEYIVQSVKSFEYNTFVDDFNRFLNEFIVLFNDVLSSKLELEEFKKYIEDAMSFTSTFLEELQSAKVKEVKDLIDTYVLNNIKTIAQKFKQDIVDMDIRGELQLALQQLRDIYNQVMAILTNAFNDTKVLGDQEFFTELKQIIVNVVEALRTSEIEIPSFTVPLTDLILPSWKFSLHELQEAELPEQINIPQFTILGSYNVPAVMITYDDFKQILIELADFIIHFNIELFDHFYIEKLYPDLSTITLPEITLPSISLPTLPKLSDKYILDLPLQIPEIKLPKIPDTLVLPAFGKLHGMIRVNSPIYNIRTIVEVKNSTDSKHMHHFIALINSVGESSSFNILTYNLDATMRIGLPKMSRVIIADTLKFKHSALTVEHQAAATLYGLSAQATAQTTVKVTTKPYSADIFNKAFFALGGGMSTSFETNYRHSVNFPALSLASDVSLNHSALISQKDGTIHVTVGNSGTDRLSYYSYSADGTHKSDLSCTISPTSIKMTLTGDTDSPILKSKGSLNVEGVALSYIDFSGRIETQSLFIKNNVIVASGTAHLEKMKIELKATHDTELWGDVSGTFSNAVNFKAHPIEIIVDIQNKGNGEVSLEKFLSTKFDFQNNYALTLNPMNQLINTAALVRFSQNKYSYNFTIVNNNVETAVYAAANGEIDLDFLTVPISIPEIDIPVIDLTIPAINDVNLYETTVLKYLYTTKPTIDVNTKIVYKKSKFVPIIDLGFISVPAVGNLISEMSFKSSIFNLIANAGIYGDNDLVIRIAATSNSVFKELKANLEGTSSLTMKRGLKLATALTLNNAYIEGTHNSTLTVNIKNLEATLAVTSVANMKLPILSIEVNHNLLADTKTHPNVASTLTINHKFDLPIIMAVGSGEAKHIVKVDAAASYISVESTTKAMIDGTFLETGIMKGALDSEATMHMTGEVLRSRMKTIGNVNVNRGNLKVVFDIDEKFDMDLKLGHVYTIMTINSNNEVNIATFNTKGKHAAKATFDLAPMRSFIADVEFDLSQPTSLGDFTIYDKTAVDLSLLKQKISCDTKMVSPVYTSKIVFEVEGDIPIFKVVFKSSSQSPVVILQHELDSYLSTAMEKEVLKATAKATLEHDDFTIDFNSIFIPSEPSHTMNVDITSPTFTDVKIRYAAQREEMTASVSSRSTGLLGFQLQSRIPSQLTSRLYGQYAIAAPLDIDILKINVAANGDEKIHFQVDCNLEAPKEMILVLKKRVPLMTSAITNFAKKYGIVRAINGLKSVFISALTEAYTISHTHAPDLSQLSVLFRNVVVQKQKAIQHLINAAVTFLRETKIRLPGIKQTTLREICQQIKSNIAVVLEEFISTIFNRLKAHFSTIKIDLWYGESITGDEILSNIENMLTDIVNMIKQLSHDVILEKLGQTLQEVVKEMQEYIDMIQSDFLDNTAASINTLYTKYITLINSLIKEANRSLNINSLNVIVDKCMELAVFMLEDFNHVVSIVFPIESEEPINFHNGRLKIDISLPFYQ; via the exons ATGGGGGATACTAAGCtctttgttttgctgcttttctACATCGCCTTTACAG AGGCTCTAGACGATGAAGCGGTGTGCCTTT TGGCTAAAAGGTACAAGTCCTTTCAAAAGTATGAATACCTTTATGAAGCAGAGTCTCTAAACACACTTAATGGAGTTATCAATGGACCCAAAGTCAGCTGCAAG GTTGAGATTGAGGTTCCTGGCACTTGCCACTTCATTGTGCAAACAAAGGAGTGCACACTGAGTGAGGTCGtgggtgttgatgatgatggaaaCCCAATCTTTGAAACCACTGCTGGTGCTGAGAACTTCAAGGCTGAAATGGAGAA GAATCCATTGAAAGTCATTGTAGAAGATGATAATGACATCAAGCTCTTCCCTGAGGATGATGAGCTAATCAACATCCTGAACATCAAGAGAGGTATCATCTCTGCCCTGGCTGTGCCTGTGCtcaaagaagaaaagaataagaaaatg CCTACTATCTATGGTCTGTGTACGACTGATTACACTGTGAACACCAGAGAAGATATTGCCACTGATGTGACTCTCAACAGAGACTTGTCTAGATGTGACCAATTCAAGCCAATCATGGACCACACCAGTCCTCTGGCTCTTATTACAGGCATG CACTACCCACTTGCTCAGCTGATCAGAAGCAAACAGACTTGCAGCTACAAATTTGACAATAAGCAAAGACACATGACCTCTGGCGTCTGCAACGAGGACCATCTCTTTGTGCCCTTTTCTCACAC GGAGAAGGACGGACTTATCATTGTTGCCAAACAGACGCTGTCTATGTTAGAAGTGACTGAGTACAACGAAAGAGTGTTTGATCACA ATGAGGCCAACATGAAGACCCTGTATCTTGATGAGAGTGTTGATATGAGCCCAAGTCAAGATGAAAATGCCATCCTTGCTGTTCTGAGGGAGCTGTCTGGCCTTTCCCGAACCACCAATGGACAACAGCGAGCACACCTGGCTTACAAGCTTGTAGCTGTGATCCGAAAGATGAATGCTGATACATTGTCTGCAGCTTTGCCAAAGGCTCTGGAAATCTCTCCTTCACTGACCTACCAGgctctgtttcagtgtggcACTCCAGAGTGCAGCAGTGCCTTGATGCAAGTTCTCAGAACCTTCAAAAGTCCATCTGAGATTGATGCTGCAGTCTATGCCATGGGATTGGTGCCCAACCCCTCTCGTGTACTTGTCAAAGAAATGCTGAAGATGGCCAAGTTTAAGCCAAGCAAACTCATTTACTATGCTACCAGCAATGCTGTTAGGAG GCTCTATAAGGCAAAGAAAAGAGTCACTCCTGAAATCCAAGCCGTGGCAGATTATGTCCTTGAGAATATTGGGGACTGCACAGGTGATCAGGAGCACATCTATTTGACTCTAAGG GTTATTGGAAACATGGCTGAAGCTGTGGGTGCTGCCAGTCCTGCCCTGATGTCAGCTGTGATTCAGTGCATTAACCAACCTGTTGCCTCCAGCGAGGTACAGCAGGCAGCCATTCAGGTCTTCAGACTGACCCCTGTTCCTGAAGAG AGCAGAACAGTGCTAATGCAGGTTCTCCTAGACAAAGTAGCTCCTGTAAAGAAACGTATTGCTGCTTACCTCATACTGATGAAGAATCCTCAGCCTGGTGAACTTACACAGTTGACAGCAGCTCTACCCAGTGAAGAAGACCTGCAGGTCAAGAGCTTTGTAATATCCCATCTTACCAACATTCTGAGCTCTACTGCAGAAGAGACAAAAGA atttgggCAGAAAGTTATTGATGCCCTTCAAGGCAATGAGGTTGGAGATGTCATGGATGCCACTAAGTTTTCTCGTAACTACAAGATTGGATCTCTGGAGGGAAATATGGTCTTTGACAAAGAAAACAAGCTGCCTACTGAAATCATGCTTGAAATGACTCTTAATGCTTTCGGATATGACATTGATATGGTTGAg ATTGGTTTGGAGGGCAAGGGATTTGAGCCAACAGCCGATGTTTTGTTTGGTCCTAATGGTTTCTTTCCTGATACGGTGATGAAGACTTTTTATTATGCTATTGATAAGATGCCTTCCCAAGTTAATGACATCCTCAACACCATGATTCCAGGATTGAATgacagaaaaaagagacag GTACCAAAAAATATCATCAAAGAAAttagtaaaaatgtaaacaagctAATGAAGAACCTGAAGACCCAGAATGCCCCGGAGGTCATGCTCTACCTGAGGTTGTTAGGTGCTGAGCTTGGCTATCTTAAAACCAAAGATTTGGAAGCAATGGCCTACAGTGTGACAAAGGTGGCTGAAAACCTCCTGAAGGTGTTCCCCAGTGAT TGTCTCAAGAACCTGTTTTCAAGCATTGACAATGATCTCTTCCTTCATTACATCTTTATGGACAATGAGTTCTATCTGCCTACTGGTCCTGGTCTTCCACTGAGAGTGGCTTTGTCTGGAACCTTTACACCTGGCATTAAAGGAGGACTCATAATTAGTCCACAAATG AATGAGATTGCTTTCATGCCATCTGCTGATGTTGAGTTTGTGACTGAAATTGGTGCTCACCTCCCAGACTATGTTAACTCTGGCCTGAAGATGCACACAAATATCTACCATGAGAGTGGTTTGAGAGCAAAAGTTACCATGGCCCGCAATCAGTTCAAGCTGACTATCCCTGTTCCAGAAAGCCCCGTTAAGCTTCTCAGTGTGAG CAACTCCATTGTGTCTGTCACTGGAGATAAAACTAATACGATTCCTGCTATGAGAGACAATGTTGAGATGAATAAATGTGCACCTCTCCTCCCTGGTGTGAACTTTTGTGGTGTCCTTCAGTACTCAGAAGACCCCAAAAGCGTTCCTCTTTATGGTTTCAGCAA ATTTGCTCTCGAGCTGCACCCCACAGTTGATGTCTCTAAATACACTGCCACTATTAGCTATGCACATGAGGAGAACACAGAAAAAGTCACATTTGATGTAAAAGCTGAAG GAACAACCTTTGGGGCCACATCCAAAATCATGTTTAATAGACAGGAATACACTGCTTCTGCTGAACTCCAAATCCCTGACTATGACATTATGGCTGGTATTAACATTGCTGCTGACCCAAACACTAAAGACAAGGGGACACATTCCATCCAGATTGATTTCATCAACAAGAAAATCCATCAGGCAACTCTTATTGGCCTGGCAAA TTACAAAGCAATGGAAGATGCTCTATTGCAGGTTCAATTGCTTGTCCCATCTCTTGAGGCTAATGCAAAAGTGACTGCCAATCTAAAGTATGCAGAGGAGCTGAAGCTTGAAAGTTACCTTAAGTTTCTTGACACATCCTCTGTACAGAAACTCATTCTAAAATATG ATAATGACAAAGTTGAAGCTAAGATTATTTCAGATGTCAGCTCTAAAACCGAGAACATTGTTTCAAATTTTCACAACATAATGGAGAACATTGGAAGCTTTTTGGATCAGAATATTGGACAGACTGAAAAAATCTCTAATGTTTTAACCTCGTTAATAAAG ACGACGAATTCCTACACTGAAGCTTCTGAAATCCCGTATATAGAATACTTATGGATTCCTAATCTTATTGATTTTGAGGTGCCTGAGACGCTCTTTTTAAATAT TAAAGCAGGTGCAAAGTATCACTTTGGTAAGCATTACTACACCATAACCCTTCCAATGCCTCTTGGTGGCAAATCATCCAAGGATTTGAGCCTTCCACCTGCTGTCACCATACCAAATCTGGCTATACCTCAGCTTGGTCTAAAGATTGCCTCCATTAAAGTTCCACTGCCTGAGGTCTTGATTCCCAAGACCCTGACTTTGTCTCTGCCTACCCTTGGAAAAGCAGAAGTGTCTGGTAAACTTAGCAGCAATCTCTATGACCTGGAGGCAACTGTGTCTGCTGGCCGAGATTCTGATGAACATCAAAGCTATTCTGCTAGATTTGGTGTAACTGGATCTGGTCCTGTAGAACTCTTGTCAGTTAGAACTGAAG GATCAGCCTTGATTACTGGAATAATGACGGATACTTTAAAGGCAGAAATGGAAACTTCTGTCCACCACAAGCTCATTGATGCTAGTATCAACATTGCTGAAGAAATACAACTGATGGAGAAAATCAGAGTAAAATCAAGCAGCAAGCTTGAAGCCACCAGTCCCTTCAGTGTAAAGTTTTCTCTGGAACATACAAGCCAAGTGGCAGTCAATACAGAAGAGATCTCTGGTGAAAGCCACTTGAAAGGGTCCTTCCTCACTGGTTCTATTGATGGTGATGTCACACTGACACAATCACTTGCTCTATTCCCATTTAAGCCAGAGGCAAGAATTGATTCAACATTAAAAATTAATGCAACTCCTTTCCAGGCTCAGAATAAAATTGAAGCAAGCTTTGTTGATGGAGAGCTATCAGTTATATCAACCTCAGCTGCATTTGAAGATATGCTGACACATAATGCTGCAGTTACTTTAATGAGCTCAGGGTGTGTTCTTACATCTGACACTAAGGCATCAGCTTTGGGAATGGAGGTCTATAATATTGCTGAAGCAAACATTGGTCTTAAGGACATCATCATCAAGATTAAAACAACAACCAGTCATTCGGAAAACCAAATTTACTCCTTGATTTTTGCAACTCTAAGTGGCAATGGTCTTGTGGCTAATAATTTTGCTTCCATTAAGCTAGATGAACATTCAGCAACACATAAAGCCAATGTGACCCTCAACAGAAATGGTCTGGTTACCAGTGGCACAACCTCCGTGAATAGCCTGCTTACCCTTAAGAATACCTTCAATAGCATCCTTGATTCTTCTCAATTTTCTCTATCAACCAAAACAAATGGAAAATTATTAGGCATGGCTATGGACAATACCAACTCCATATCTGCTGAAATGTTTTCAGTAAAATTAACTTCTCAATCTCGAGTTGATGTTGCCCAGGATATATGGTACATATATGACATCTCAGCTAAGGCTGAACCATACACTGCAACTGCTAGTGTGACAAGTAATTTGAAGCTTGCCTCTGCTACAGAGCTGAAAAACACTTGCGAATTCAAGCTTGCTGGTCTGACTGGAAATGTTAAGTGCAGTACAAATGGAAACATCATTGGAGCTTTCATGAGTCATGACACTGAAATGGAGATCATTGGAGTCGGTGTTAGAATCAACAATGGTGCACGCTTCAATTCCGAATTTGCTCGCTTCACTACTACTCTTCAGGCCACAGCTTCTCCATTGAGCATTAATGTGAATGCTCTTGCCAATGGTGATGGGGAGTTGTATCTCTATGGAAAACATTCTGCCCAGGTGTACACAAAATTTCTTCTGAAGGCAGAGCCACTTGCTTTTGCTCATTCCCATGAATGCAGGATCTCAACTACACATGAGTTGAACAATAATGTTATTTTTGAGGCCAATATTGATAAGAAGGTTGACACCCAACTGTCACCTTCTGAGCAATCAGCAACAGTAACAATAACatctaaaataaacaacaatttaTCCAAACAAGAATTAAAAGCTTATAACAACCATGAGAAGATTGGACTGGAAATGTCGGGTGAAGTCACATTCAGAGGAAGTCAAGATTTCTTAATCTCAGCTTTAGTTCAGTATGATAAGAACTCAGAGAGTCACATTATCAACCTGCCACTTTTGTCTGCAGTCCTGGAGAACctaaaaaacacttttgtgtCTCTTGCTGAGACATTACAGgattatataaaaagaaacgagTTTGTTGTCCAGATTAATACCCTTCGTCAGCACATCAGTGAATTTCTGATTGACTTAAAATTTGAAGAAAAAGTTGACCAGCTCAAAACAAGCCTGGTTACATTTGTACAGGACTGTCAATTCACTACGAAAGAGCTGGAGGCTGCTGTAACTCAACTCAAGACTGTCACACTAAACGTTTTAGCTGAGTTCAGTAGTCGTGCCAATGAAGTACAGGAATTGATTTTGAGTGGGGCTCTGTCTGACACAGTTGTGCAGAAGTTAAATTCACTCAATGAAGAATATGACATCAGAAGCATGCTCCTTGCTGTCATTGAAGCCATTGAAAATGTGATTAAACAAACTGATATTACTAAACTGGCCGACAGCAGCATTCCTGTATTCTATGATGttgaaaaactgaaagaaataaaattgcatCTGCAGGAATATGTGGCAGATCTGAAAAATGTGGTCACAAATTTTGATAAGGCTCGGTTTGTCGAGCAAATACAAAACATCATTACAACAACGGAGATGTACACAAACCATCTGCTTGCCAAATTACCCAAAGAAGAGATCGGCAAGATTGCTAATACTCTAAAGCAACTCATTACTGAACTGGACATCACTGGTAGTTGTAAAGCCTTATACAGCAGTTTTAAAGACATTTCCACAAAGTATGAACTTGACAAGAAGATTAAAGAATTTTTGGATAAACTTCATGAACTCATGAAACAATTAAACGTTGAAGAAATAATCGAAGTCCTTGGTACGGCGATGAAAGTCATTCCTGAAATATTAACAGACATACTTGGTGAAGTCCTCAGAGAACTGAAGAGCACTGACATAAAGACAATCATTGAAGAATTTAACGAATCAATTGAGTATATTGTTCAATCAGTGAAGTCATTTGAATACAACACATTTGTAGATGATTTTAATAGATTTCTTAATGAGTTCATAGTATTATTTAATGATGTTCTGTCAAGTAAGCTGGAATTGGaggaatttaaaaaatacattgaagATGCCATGTCATTTACATCTACATTCTTGGAAGAGCTACAATCAGCCAAGGTAAaagaagtgaaagatcttattGACACGTATGTTCTTAACAACATTAAAACAATTGCTCAGAAGTTCAAGCAGGACATTGTTGATATGGACATCAGAGGAGAGCTGCAGCTGGCTTTGCAGCAATTGAGGGATATCTATAACCAGGTTATGGCTATCCTTACTAATGCATTCAATGACACAAAAGTCCTTGGTGATCAAGAGTTTTTCACTGAGCTAAAGCAAATCATTGTCAATGTCGTTGAGGCCCTCAGGACATCTGAAATTGAGATACCCTCCTTCACTGTACCACTGACTGACCTGATTCTTCCTTCTTGGAAATTCAGTTTGCATGAACTTCAGGAGGCTGAGTTGCCTGAACAGATTAACATTCCACAATTCACAATACTGGGATCCTACAATGTTCCAGCAGTGATGATTACTTACGATGACTTCAAGCAAATACTCATAGAACTTGCTGActtcattatacattttaatattgagCTGTTTGATCATTTCTACATTGAAAAACTCTACCCTGACCTCTCTACCATAACACTGCCAGAGATTACTTTGCCATCTATTTCACTGCCTACCCTTCCAAAATTAAGTGATAAGTACATTCTTGACCTTCCTCTTCAGATTCCTGAGATCAAACTGCCAAAAATCCCAGATACACTAGTTTTGCCTGCATTTGGAAAGCTCCATGGCATGATCAGAGTAAACAGTCCAATTTACAATATAAGAACCATTGTTGAAGTTAAAAATTCCACTGACAGTAAACATATGCATCACTTTATAGCTCTTATTAATTCAGTGGGAGAATCTTCAAGCTTTAATATTCTAACCTATAATCTGGATGCAACTATGCGCATTGGTTTACCAAAAATGAGTCGTGTAATTATTGCAGATACTCTTAAGTTCAAACATAGTGCCCTTACTGTTGAACACCAGGCTGCTGCAACCTTATATGGCCTCTCTGCCCAGGCAACTGCCCAAACAACTGTGAAAGTTACAACCAAACCCTACTCTGCAGACATCTTTAATAAAGCATTCTTCGCATTGGGAGGTGGAATGTCAACATCTTTTGAAACAAATTATAGGCACAGTGTAAACTTCCCTGCGCTATCACTGGCCAGTGATGTTAGTCTGAACCACTCAGCTCTTATATCGCAGAAGGACGGCACCATTCACGTAACAGTTGGAAATTCCGGCACTGACAGATTGTCATATTACAGCTATTCTGCTGATGGCACCCACAAGAGTGACCTGAGCTGCACAATTTCACCAACAAGTATTAAAATGACACTTACTGGTGACACAGACAGCCCCATTCTAAAGTCCAAGGGAAGCCTGAATGTTGAAGGAGTTGCCCTTAGCTATATTGACTTTAGTGGTAGAATAGAGACTCAGTCACTATTTATCAAAAACAATGTAATAGTAGCATCTGGAACGGCTCACCTCGAAAAAATGAAGATTGAATTGAAAGCAACACATGACACCGAGCTTTGGGGAGATGTAAGTGGAACTTTCTCTAATGCTGTTAACTTCAAGGCCCATCCCATTGAAATCATTGTTGATATCCAGAACAAGGGCAATGGCGAAGTAAGTCTGGAAAAGTTCCTTTCCACCAAATTTGATTTTCAGAATAACTATGCTTTAACTCTCAATCCTATGAATCAGCTAATCAACACTGCAGCACTTGTACGCTTCAGCCAGAATAAATACAGCTATAACTTCACGATTGTCAACAACAATGTTGAGACAGCAGTTTATGCTGCTGCAAATGGTGAGATTGACCTGGATTTCTTAACTGTTCCTATTAGCATTCCAGAAATTGATATACCAGTCATTGATTTAACCATCCCCGCCATCAATGATGTCAACTTGTATGAGACTACTGTCCTTAAGTACTTGTATACAACCAAGCCAACTATTGATGTGAATACCAAAATTGTCTACAAAAAAAGCAAGTTTGTACCAATCATTGATCTCGGTTTCATAAGTGTTCCTGCTGTAGGCAATCTAATCTCTGAAATGTCTTTTAAGTCTTCTATTTTCAATCTAATTGCCAATGCTGGAATATATGGAGATAATGACCTTGTCATCCGAATTGCTGCTACATCTAATTCTGTGTTTAAAGAGCTTAAAGCCAATCTTGAAGGTACAAGCAGCCTCACCATGAAGAGAGGACTGAAATTGGCCACCGCTTTAACTTTGAACAATGCTTACATTGAAGGAACCCATAACAGCACTTTAACAGTGAACATAAAAAACCTTGAAGCTACACTAGCAGTGACTTCAGTTGCAAACATGAAACTGCCAATCTTGAGCATTGAAGTTAACCACAACCTGCTTGCTGACACCAAAACCCATCCAAATGTAGCATCTACGTTAACAATCAACCACAAATTTGACTTGCCCATTATAATGGCAGTTGGGAGTGGTGAAGCTAAACACATTGTGAAGGTAGATGCAGCTGCTTCCTACATCTCTGTTGAGTCTACCACAAAGGCTATGATTGATGGAACATTTCTGGAAACTGGTATTATGAAGGGAGCTTTGGACAGTGAGGCAACAATGCACATGACTGGTGAAGTTCTGCGCTCCAGAATGAAGACTATTggtaatgtaaatgttaatcgTGGGAATCTCAAAGTGGTGTTTGATATCGATGAAAAATTTGACATGGACTTAAAACTTGGTCATGTGTACACTATCATGACTATCAATTCCAACAATGAAGTCAATATTGCCACCTTTAACACAAAGGGTAAGCATGCTGCCAAAGCCACTTTTGACTTGGCTCCAATGAGGTCTTTCATTGCCGATGTAGAATTTGACCTGTCTCAGCCAACTTCTCTTGGCGACTTCACCATCTATGACAAGACAGCTGTTGACTTGAGTCTCTTAAAGCAGAAGATTTCCTGTGACACAAAAATGGTTTCTCCAGTATATACCAGCAAAattgtttttgaagtggaaggAGATATCCCAATCTTCAAAGTTGTTTTCAAGTCCTCATCACAATCTCCAGTTGTAATTCTGCAACATGAACTTGACA GTTATCTCAGTACTGCAATGGAAAAGGAAGTCCTAAAAGCTACAGCTAAGGCTACTCTTGAACATGATGATTTCACAATAGACTTCAATAGCATTTTTATACcaag TGAGCCCAGCCATACCATGAATGTTGACATCACCAGCCCAACATTTACTGATGTTAAAATTCGTTACGCTGCTCAGAGAGAGGAAATGACTGCTTCAGTTTCCTCACGATCAACTGGCCTCCTTGGTTTTCAACTCCAGAGCAGGATTCCATCTCAATTGACTTCACGCCTCTATGGACAATATGCG ATTGCAGCTCCGCTTGATATTGACatcctgaaaataaatgttgcagcAAATGGAGATGAGAAAATACATTTCCAGGTTGATTGCAACCTTGAAGCACCCAAAGAGATGATCCTGGTCCTGAAAAAGAGAGTGCCTCTTATGACCTCTGCTATTAccaattttgcaaaaaaatatggTATTGTTCGTGCCATCAACGGACTGAAGTCAGTTTTTATCAGTGCCCTAACTGAAGCCTACACTATTTCACACACTCATGCTCCCGATCTCAGTCAGCTTTCTGTTTTATTCAGAAATGTTGTTGTTCAAAAACAGAAGGCAATTCAGCATTTAATTAATGCTGCTGTCACTTTCCTAAGGGAAACCAAGATTAGGCTTCCTGGTATAAAGCAAACTACACTGCGTGAGATCTGCCAGCAAATCAAAAGCAACATTGCTGTGGTGTTAGAAGAATTTATTAGTACAATTTTTAACCGTCTAAAAGCTCACTTCTCAACCATCAAGATAGACCTGTGGTATGGTGAGAGCATAACTGGAGATGAAATTCTAAGTAATATTGAAAATATGCTGACCGATATTGTAAATATGATAAAGCAGCTGAGCCATGATGTGATTCTTGAGAAGTTGGGTCAAACTCTCCAGGAGGTTGTTAAGGAAATGCAGGAATACATTGACATGATCCAAAGTGATTTCCTTGATAACACTGCTGCAAGTATCAACACGTTATACACTAAGTACATTACACTCATCAACAGCCTGATTAAGGAAGCAAATAGATCACTGAACATTAATAGCTTGAATGTCATTGTTGATAAGTGCATGGAACTAGCCGTATTCATGTTAGAGGACTTCAATCATGTCGTCTCCATAGTTTTTCCAATAGAGTCAGAGGAGCCAATTAATTTTCACAATGGAAGGCTAAAAATTGACATTTCTTTACCCTTCTATCAGTaa